A single window of Candidatus Kaelpia aquatica DNA harbors:
- a CDS encoding deoxyguanosinetriphosphate triphosphohydrolase, with product MNRKEYQNLENKILASYAFKSSLSRGRKHSEAEDDYRTCFQRDRDRVIHSTAFRRLEYKTQVFLIHEGDYYRTRLTHSLEVAQIARSVARVLSLNTDLVEAIALGHDIGHTPFGHSGEETLNCLVADVGGFDHNLQGLRIVDYLELRYPDFNGLNLTWEVREGFLKHSTRYDNGYKNLNPQSFKKYDKLNLSEFCNQEQPTLEAQVVNIADEIAYDSHDLDDGITSGLIAISDLKKLELWREAEKRVKKRYSNISTRFKKHQVIRSLIDMDVKDLIKNSFRNLESIRSVEDVRGAAKRLIAFSITMQKRRKPLRDFLYQNLYHHYRVVRMSDKARRILTELFNVYYKKPAQLPDDIQRRIKKEGLKRTISDYIASMTDSFAADEYRKLFDPLEMV from the coding sequence ATGAATAGAAAAGAGTACCAAAACTTAGAGAATAAAATATTAGCATCCTATGCTTTTAAAAGCTCGCTTAGTAGGGGTAGAAAACATAGCGAAGCCGAAGATGATTATAGAACTTGTTTTCAGAGGGATAGAGATAGGGTTATACATTCTACTGCTTTTAGGCGTTTAGAGTATAAAACTCAGGTTTTCTTGATACATGAAGGCGATTACTATAGAACTCGCCTGACTCATAGTCTTGAGGTTGCTCAGATTGCACGTTCTGTTGCCCGGGTTCTATCATTAAATACAGATCTTGTCGAAGCGATCGCCTTAGGTCACGATATTGGCCATACTCCTTTTGGACATTCAGGAGAAGAGACTTTGAATTGCTTAGTTGCTGACGTCGGGGGCTTTGATCATAATCTTCAGGGGTTGAGGATAGTGGATTATTTGGAGTTAAGGTATCCGGATTTTAACGGGTTAAATCTTACTTGGGAGGTCAGAGAGGGGTTTCTAAAACATAGCACGCGCTATGATAACGGGTATAAGAATTTAAACCCTCAGAGCTTTAAAAAATATGACAAGTTAAACCTAAGCGAGTTTTGCAATCAGGAGCAGCCTACACTTGAAGCTCAAGTTGTAAATATTGCGGATGAAATTGCATATGATAGTCACGATTTAGACGATGGGATAACTTCAGGTTTAATTGCTATTTCGGATTTGAAAAAGCTGGAGTTATGGAGAGAGGCGGAGAAGAGAGTTAAGAAGCGTTACTCAAATATATCTACAAGATTTAAAAAGCATCAGGTGATCAGGTCCCTGATAGATATGGATGTTAAGGATTTAATTAAAAATTCATTTAGGAATCTAGAATCAATCCGTTCTGTAGAAGATGTGAGAGGGGCAGCTAAAAGACTTATAGCTTTTAGCATTACTATGCAGAAGAGAAGAAAACCATTAAGAGATTTCCTCTATCAGAACCTATATCACCATTATCGGGTTGTTAGGATGTCTGATAAAGCCAGGAGGATTCTAACAGAGTTATTCAATGTTTATTATAAAAAACCTGCTCAGTTGCCCGACGATATTCAGCGTAGGATAAAAAAAGAAGGGCTTAAGCGCACCATATCCGACTATATAGCCTCTATGACCGATAGTTTTGCTGCAGATGAATATCGCAAGCTGTTTGATCCTCTGGAAATGGTTTGA
- a CDS encoding ATP-binding protein has protein sequence MIKIGPVAKEEFSSREKEVERLKKIKNDYLDGYRRNLAILGPWSIGKTSLILKFIHDDLGEDLFPIYLNLEEGFLKESFLGFLLHSLRRFSLVDSNFFIDSAAESGRVIDRDYPAFSSIVRNIELGLKNNNYELLMSSILRLPLLIKKEFKKNSLFVIDEFFGLSKLKLNYWMQILREHIMLDEHALFILMSSDQDRSKSVLNSELSLLFGNFEIMELDKFSYQESRGFIESRMGKIREMNDVAIDRLITLTAGVPLYLDILTSWVQENVDRFDSESLILVIRENLINNKGFLYRFFGEKLKNYPGVEKFQEFLPFIIEIARGNTKKKSLKKLDLSYADSGYSMNGFLEKNGSFFRIKDPLFRIWLLYAYSADLMGLGIGFKARMEMLEKELDCVNFGSNLFHSDKPMLEIEAVVKELILKFDNEFIDLSGKRKQLPKILSLEKESQGQNYVLFCAKREGAGHWLFLVVSPGFKEQDSYAIIERLKDSQVRFNQKIAIVPNQLEDNNVNLILKTKGFWIWDMEFLTKLCEFYSVTGKNNVDSLA, from the coding sequence ATGATAAAAATAGGCCCTGTAGCAAAAGAAGAGTTTTCCTCAAGAGAGAAAGAGGTAGAAAGATTAAAGAAGATAAAGAATGATTATCTTGATGGCTATAGGAGAAATCTTGCTATTCTGGGTCCTTGGAGTATCGGTAAGACATCACTCATTCTTAAATTTATACACGATGATTTAGGAGAAGACCTTTTTCCTATCTACCTCAATCTTGAAGAAGGGTTTTTGAAAGAGAGTTTTTTAGGGTTTTTACTCCATTCTCTGCGTAGGTTCTCCTTAGTAGATAGTAATTTTTTTATAGATAGTGCAGCTGAGAGCGGGAGGGTTATCGATAGGGATTATCCAGCTTTTAGTTCTATTGTAAGAAACATAGAGTTAGGTCTTAAGAATAACAATTATGAGCTTTTAATGAGCTCGATATTGCGCCTTCCGCTCCTGATCAAGAAAGAGTTCAAGAAGAACTCCCTCTTCGTTATAGATGAATTTTTTGGCTTGAGTAAGCTTAAGCTGAATTATTGGATGCAGATATTGAGAGAGCATATCATGCTGGATGAACATGCTTTATTTATATTAATGAGTTCAGATCAGGATAGGTCTAAATCTGTTTTAAATTCAGAGCTCTCTCTGTTGTTTGGCAATTTTGAGATTATGGAGTTAGATAAATTCTCATATCAGGAGTCTAGAGGGTTTATAGAGTCCAGAATGGGAAAAATAAGAGAGATGAATGATGTTGCTATAGATAGACTAATAACTTTAACCGCGGGCGTACCTCTCTATCTTGATATATTAACATCTTGGGTTCAAGAGAATGTAGATAGATTTGACTCTGAAAGTCTCATTCTGGTAATCAGAGAAAATCTGATCAATAACAAAGGTTTTCTTTATAGGTTCTTTGGTGAAAAATTGAAAAATTATCCCGGGGTTGAGAAGTTTCAGGAATTTTTGCCTTTTATTATTGAGATTGCAAGAGGTAATACAAAGAAAAAGAGCCTTAAGAAGCTGGACCTCTCTTATGCAGATTCCGGTTATTCTATGAACGGTTTCCTAGAGAAGAATGGTAGTTTTTTCCGGATAAAGGATCCGCTTTTTAGAATATGGCTTCTCTATGCTTATAGTGCAGATCTCATGGGGCTGGGAATAGGTTTTAAGGCTCGCATGGAGATGCTGGAGAAAGAACTGGACTGCGTTAACTTTGGCTCCAATCTCTTTCATAGCGATAAACCGATGCTAGAGATAGAGGCTGTCGTAAAAGAGCTTATCTTGAAATTTGACAATGAGTTTATAGACTTATCCGGGAAAAGGAAACAGTTGCCTAAAATCTTATCTCTTGAAAAAGAGTCTCAAGGTCAAAACTATGTTCTCTTTTGCGCAAAGAGGGAGGGTGCTGGACACTGGCTCTTCCTTGTAGTTTCCCCAGGATTTAAGGAGCAGGATAGCTATGCCATTATAGAGAGACTTAAAGATAGTCAGGTAAGATTTAATCAGAAGATAGCAATTGTTCCTAATCAGCTAGAGGATAATAATGTAAATTTGATACTAAAGACCAAGGGGTTTTGGATTTGGGATATGGAATTTCTAACTAAGCTCTGTGAGTTCTATTCTGTAACCGGGAAGAATAATGTTGATAGCCTGGCTTAA
- a CDS encoding thiamine-phosphate pyrophosphorylase, with protein sequence MQKESYRIVDANFNRAREGLRVCEDIMRFIYSESDSALKLKKTRKSLSLIVAQLSREELLKRRDLEADKGKFRYAKGSKYKYDDILRFNFQRVTEALRVLEEVSQILRPELKQQFMRLRFKVYDIEKSSFAAI encoded by the coding sequence ATGCAGAAAGAATCCTACCGCATAGTAGATGCTAATTTTAATAGGGCAAGGGAGGGCTTGAGAGTCTGTGAGGATATAATGCGCTTCATCTATAGTGAGTCTGATTCTGCCCTTAAATTGAAAAAGACAAGGAAGTCGTTATCTCTTATAGTGGCGCAATTAAGCAGGGAGGAGCTCCTAAAGAGAAGAGATTTAGAGGCGGATAAGGGTAAGTTTAGGTATGCTAAGGGTTCTAAATATAAGTATGATGATATATTGCGATTTAACTTTCAAAGAGTTACAGAAGCATTAAGAGTATTAGAAGAGGTTTCTCAGATTTTAAGACCTGAGTTAAAGCAGCAGTTTATGAGGCTGCGTTTTAAGGTCTATGATATTGAGAAGAGCTCTTTTGCTGCTATATGA
- a CDS encoding adenylyltransferase/cytidyltransferase family protein encodes MKNKVLSTTLLLKKIKSLKGDGKVIGFTNGCFDILHPGHVDFISKAKKHVDFLVLGLNSDSSVRAIKGKSRPINNQDSRAKVLSALEDVDHIVVFDEPTPYDIISLIKPDYLFKGADWRNKIVVGRDILRGYGGKVKLLSYLKGYSTTSILRKICRKNPTA; translated from the coding sequence ATGAAAAATAAAGTTCTCTCAACTACTCTTTTACTGAAAAAAATTAAAAGCCTCAAGGGAGATGGAAAAGTGATAGGATTTACTAATGGCTGCTTTGATATTCTCCATCCCGGCCATGTTGACTTTATATCCAAAGCTAAAAAGCATGTCGATTTTTTGGTGCTAGGCTTAAACTCTGATAGTTCAGTTAGAGCTATTAAAGGTAAGAGTAGGCCGATAAATAACCAGGATTCTAGAGCCAAAGTCTTGTCGGCCCTAGAGGATGTTGATCATATAGTCGTCTTTGATGAGCCGACACCATATGATATTATCTCCCTGATAAAGCCGGACTATCTTTTTAAGGGTGCAGACTGGAGGAATAAAATTGTAGTGGGAAGAGATATTCTAAGGGGATACGGAGGAAAGGTTAAGCTGCTATCTTACCTTAAGGGCTATAGTACAACATCTATTTTAAGGAAGATATGCAGAAAGAATCCTACCGCATAG
- a CDS encoding HD domain-containing phosphohydrolase, with translation MSEIVLEKNVIEALDKGGDLERLKFHLDKFSDSNAALILFSRSESKSPIQELLKKLKKIVKGYGLKTKIEKIVVERIKDKMQQASRSGCFEEVKSKFKESIWVYPLVHGGANYGYICLIIENGKLSKKVLDFIEDYLAISLEKALKELELIKVHGTLRPRAIALSSVHTVHRLISSTLNMDELLPRLARLCLQVTRAKSCAIYLRFGNYLKPKTAASVDSSEKPHKIDLFNSKIGKALEAGTIVLSKNALWVPLIEEDLIGAIGLKSKQNGRPFDLNDKEILSVLSEQAVVAIKNARLYETQNKILIESLQSLSNVLEAKSPEIHTHPKSFIDLVLAIADEYGVSQEEREYIKYATLLLDAGKIAVPENILKKADLLTEREYSSVQEHPIKGAEIIKKVKALKPAVPIILHHHERFDGKGYPKGLKGNKIPLGARILAVADSFEAMICHRPYKKIKNYSSAMDEILKQRGKQFDPGVVDAFIACANKGKIKRISQRMMEEVKKKR, from the coding sequence ATGAGCGAGATAGTTTTAGAGAAAAATGTTATTGAGGCCCTAGATAAGGGAGGGGACCTGGAAAGACTTAAATTCCATCTGGATAAGTTTTCAGATTCTAATGCAGCATTGATCCTTTTTTCCAGATCGGAGTCGAAGAGTCCGATTCAGGAGCTGCTAAAGAAGCTTAAAAAGATAGTAAAAGGATATGGTCTAAAAACTAAGATTGAAAAAATAGTCGTAGAGAGAATAAAAGACAAGATGCAGCAGGCATCTAGAAGCGGCTGTTTTGAAGAGGTGAAATCTAAGTTTAAGGAGAGTATCTGGGTCTACCCCCTTGTTCATGGGGGAGCTAATTATGGTTATATTTGTCTTATTATAGAGAATGGGAAGCTATCCAAGAAAGTGCTTGATTTTATTGAGGATTATTTGGCCATCTCTCTAGAGAAAGCCTTAAAAGAGCTGGAGCTGATCAAGGTTCATGGTACTCTGCGGCCTCGTGCTATTGCTCTCTCTTCGGTCCACACTGTTCATCGCTTAATATCTTCAACTCTTAATATGGATGAACTTTTACCTCGTCTTGCAAGGTTGTGTCTTCAGGTAACACGGGCTAAAAGCTGTGCTATATATTTGAGATTCGGAAACTATTTGAAGCCTAAGACTGCTGCTTCCGTTGATTCTTCAGAGAAACCTCATAAGATAGATCTTTTTAATTCTAAGATTGGTAAAGCTTTAGAGGCTGGAACCATTGTTCTTAGCAAGAATGCGCTCTGGGTGCCTCTTATTGAAGAAGATCTTATCGGAGCAATTGGATTAAAGTCGAAGCAGAACGGAAGGCCGTTTGACTTAAATGATAAAGAGATTCTATCTGTTTTATCAGAGCAGGCTGTTGTTGCTATTAAAAATGCTAGACTATATGAGACTCAAAATAAGATTTTAATAGAGAGTTTACAGTCTCTATCAAATGTTTTGGAGGCAAAGTCGCCTGAGATCCACACTCACCCAAAGAGTTTCATTGATTTAGTGCTTGCTATTGCTGATGAATATGGAGTTTCCCAAGAAGAGAGGGAGTATATAAAATATGCAACCTTGCTTTTGGATGCCGGAAAGATTGCTGTTCCAGAGAACATACTTAAGAAGGCTGATCTTTTAACGGAGAGAGAGTATAGTTCCGTTCAGGAGCATCCAATTAAAGGTGCTGAGATAATCAAGAAGGTTAAGGCTTTGAAGCCTGCTGTGCCTATAATACTGCATCACCATGAAAGGTTTGATGGAAAGGGCTACCCCAAAGGTCTAAAGGGTAATAAGATTCCACTTGGGGCAAGGATATTAGCTGTTGCTGATTCTTTTGAAGCAATGATCTGCCACAGGCCTTATAAGAAGATTAAGAATTATAGCTCCGCTATGGATGAGATATTGAAACAGAGAGGCAAGCAGTTTGACCCTGGTGTTGTAGATGCTTTTATCGCTTGCGCTAATAAAGGAAAGATTAAAAGAATATCTCAGCGTATGATGGAAGAGGTCAAGAAAAAGAGATGA
- the thiC gene encoding phosphomethylpyrimidine synthase ThiC — MTLIDKIKKGDIPIFIKEVSDFEEVTEDFLLDKILKGRVVIPDNEAHSNKRRVAIGEGMNVKINVNIGTSLDKVDLDLEIRKIELSERLEADTIMDLSVGGDIVKIRRDLISKTLLPFGTVPLYEVAARCSDKEGSFATASTEDFFEVLEGQAREGVDFFTIHAGITADCIGKLKRSDRMLDIVSRGGALMLEWMIINERENPFYEHFDRVLEITKKYGVTISLGDALRPGSIFDAGDSLQYHETFVVSDLVRRAKDYGVQTMVEGPGHVPLDKIEHEIKAIKEIIGGAPLYILGPLVIDSAAGYDHINAAIGASIAAHAGADFLCYLTPAEHLSLPDIDDVRDGIMAFKIAAQAVNFCRGKNRVVQRELKVNRARKERDWDEQMKFFLDSEKALEYRNKIPPEIKDTCSMCSNFCSMKIVEKYLNKKLTA, encoded by the coding sequence ATGACACTTATAGATAAAATTAAGAAAGGCGATATACCCATCTTTATTAAAGAAGTTTCGGACTTCGAAGAAGTTACCGAAGATTTTTTATTAGATAAAATATTAAAAGGCAGAGTAGTAATACCTGACAACGAGGCCCATTCTAATAAGCGTAGAGTTGCTATTGGTGAAGGGATGAATGTCAAAATAAATGTCAATATAGGTACTTCCCTAGACAAGGTTGATTTGGATCTTGAAATCAGAAAGATTGAACTCTCAGAGCGCCTTGAGGCTGATACAATTATGGATCTATCTGTTGGGGGAGATATTGTAAAGATAAGGAGAGATTTAATATCTAAGACTCTGCTTCCTTTTGGCACTGTACCTCTTTATGAAGTTGCGGCAAGATGCTCTGATAAAGAGGGGTCTTTTGCGACTGCTTCAACTGAAGACTTTTTTGAAGTTTTAGAAGGCCAGGCTCGTGAAGGGGTAGATTTTTTTACAATCCATGCGGGTATTACAGCTGACTGTATTGGTAAGTTAAAAAGGTCTGACAGGATGCTGGATATAGTAAGCAGGGGCGGGGCTTTAATGCTGGAATGGATGATAATAAACGAGAGAGAGAATCCTTTTTATGAGCATTTTGACAGAGTGCTTGAGATTACCAAAAAGTACGGTGTTACTATAAGTCTTGGAGACGCATTAAGGCCAGGATCTATATTTGATGCCGGAGATTCATTGCAGTACCACGAGACATTTGTAGTCTCAGACCTTGTGAGGAGAGCCAAAGATTATGGTGTTCAGACTATGGTCGAGGGCCCCGGCCATGTTCCGTTAGATAAAATTGAACATGAGATCAAGGCTATAAAGGAGATAATAGGAGGAGCTCCTCTCTATATCTTAGGACCTTTAGTAATAGATTCTGCTGCTGGATATGATCATATAAATGCTGCAATCGGAGCGTCTATAGCGGCTCATGCTGGAGCCGATTTCTTATGTTACCTAACACCTGCAGAGCACTTATCTCTTCCTGATATCGATGATGTTAGAGATGGTATTATGGCTTTTAAGATAGCCGCCCAGGCAGTAAACTTTTGCCGTGGTAAGAATAGAGTCGTCCAGAGAGAATTAAAGGTTAATAGAGCACGCAAAGAGAGAGACTGGGACGAGCAGATGAAGTTTTTCTTAGATAGTGAAAAAGCGTTGGAGTATCGCAATAAGATTCCGCCTGAGATAAAGGACACCTGTTCTATGTGCAGTAATTTTTGTTCTATGAAAATTGTAGAGAAATATTTAAATAAAAAACTTACGGCTTAA
- a CDS encoding HIT domain-containing protein — MKNIWAPWRMEYILNPDKDKDCIFCKKLKSRDDEVNYVLSRGKHSFVLLNIYPYNNGHLMIAPRRHVSDLSDLDDSELSEIFKLIKDFKERLQERLNPEGFNIGLNIGAAAGAGIKNHIHFHIVPRWVGDTSFMSILSDTNVLSQSLNDLYQLLK, encoded by the coding sequence ATGAAGAATATTTGGGCTCCATGGAGGATGGAATATATTTTAAATCCTGATAAGGATAAAGATTGTATATTTTGCAAAAAATTAAAGAGCAGGGACGATGAAGTTAATTATGTTTTATCAAGAGGTAAGCACTCCTTTGTCTTGCTTAATATATATCCCTACAACAACGGCCATCTGATGATTGCTCCTCGTAGGCATGTTTCAGATCTTAGCGATTTGGATGATTCTGAATTGAGTGAGATTTTTAAGTTGATCAAGGATTTTAAGGAGAGGCTGCAAGAAAGATTAAATCCTGAAGGTTTTAATATCGGGTTGAATATCGGTGCAGCAGCAGGAGCTGGAATAAAAAATCATATCCATTTTCATATTGTGCCTCGCTGGGTTGGAGATACAAGCTTTATGTCAATTCTATCCGATACCAACGTTTTATCTCAATCTTTAAACGATTTATACCAGCTGCTAAAATGA
- the thiE gene encoding thiamine phosphate synthase: MKIFEDSIIYGVSDTGFDHTEYLKELLISGIDVIQLRDKDLSDREFYNVAVALKKTAADFRKPFIINDRLDIALLVDADGVHIGDEDLPPREVRSILGRDKVLGYSCHSYQDALDVKDLDLDYISVGPIFKSNTKKNLETIGENEIELIVENIKFSQVAIGGINLENISKVRGYGFSNVAVVSSLKTARDKKRYVNEIRKVITDDTYR; this comes from the coding sequence ATGAAAATATTTGAAGACTCTATTATTTACGGAGTATCTGATACGGGATTTGACCATACAGAGTACCTTAAAGAGCTTTTGATTTCCGGTATAGATGTTATTCAGTTAAGAGATAAAGATCTTTCTGATAGGGAATTTTATAATGTTGCGGTTGCTCTTAAGAAAACAGCAGCTGACTTTAGAAAGCCGTTCATAATTAATGATAGGCTTGACATCGCTCTTCTTGTAGATGCAGACGGTGTTCATATAGGAGATGAGGATCTGCCGCCTAGAGAGGTTAGGTCTATATTAGGCAGAGATAAGGTCTTAGGTTATAGCTGCCATAGTTATCAGGATGCTTTAGATGTTAAAGATTTAGATTTAGACTACATCAGTGTCGGTCCGATTTTTAAGAGTAATACTAAAAAAAATCTTGAAACAATAGGTGAGAATGAAATAGAATTGATAGTGGAGAATATCAAGTTTTCTCAGGTGGCAATAGGAGGGATCAATTTGGAGAATATAAGCAAGGTTAGAGGTTATGGTTTTTCTAACGTGGCTGTTGTCTCCTCGCTCAAGACTGCAAGGGATAAGAAGAGATATGTAAATGAAATAAGAAAGGTGATAACCGATGACACTTATAGATAA
- a CDS encoding SPOR domain-containing protein — protein sequence MENYKENLFSDIDKNVVRRKKRKRLKLITERHIRINEEKICAAVIVFLFLMVGSYVGGYKKGITVSSAKEEADVLLSSITVEDKEEAVENDSTDSSPVVFEPRDNGLDKKRELSGLIFALQVVTYKNMSYAEAERDKLKKMGFPSYIREQGKYKIVFVGDYSEQGKAQNVLVELRKTYKDAFMKGLKGGR from the coding sequence ATGGAAAATTATAAAGAGAATCTATTTTCCGATATTGATAAGAATGTTGTCAGGCGGAAAAAAAGAAAAAGGTTAAAGCTGATAACGGAGAGGCATATTCGAATAAACGAAGAGAAGATATGCGCAGCTGTTATAGTTTTTCTTTTTTTGATGGTCGGCAGTTATGTCGGTGGTTATAAAAAAGGTATAACAGTTAGTAGCGCAAAGGAAGAAGCCGATGTTCTTCTTTCCAGTATAACGGTGGAAGATAAAGAGGAGGCAGTCGAAAATGATTCTACTGACTCCAGCCCTGTTGTTTTCGAGCCTAGAGATAATGGGTTGGACAAGAAGAGAGAGTTGTCGGGTCTGATATTTGCTTTACAGGTTGTAACATACAAAAATATGTCCTATGCTGAGGCTGAGAGAGATAAGCTTAAGAAGATGGGCTTTCCTTCTTACATTCGTGAACAGGGTAAGTATAAGATTGTCTTTGTTGGGGATTACAGCGAGCAGGGTAAAGCTCAGAATGTGTTGGTAGAATTAAGGAAAACATATAAAGATGCTTTTATGAAAGGATTAAAAGGAGGTAGGTAA
- a CDS encoding LysM peptidoglycan-binding domain-containing M23 family metallopeptidase: MKMIIFLAMLLLWGCRSTNSRSSIEYLPASKVYAEPSWSKAKGLYHKVRSGETLYKICSSYEVELKDLIAANNLDDPSRIKEGQLLYIPSRAVKQSLSSSDFIWPVKGKVISYFKDSTSSGINKGIDIKLSSSQRVIAAASGEVCYSGEDIKGYDKVVMIDHGGGLYSLYAYNDVLLVKKGDYVKQGDSISRVDKENGVLHFEVRRENNPLDPLKFLK; encoded by the coding sequence ATGAAGATGATAATTTTTCTTGCCATGCTGTTATTGTGGGGTTGTAGATCGACCAACAGTAGAAGCAGCATTGAGTACTTACCTGCATCTAAGGTTTATGCGGAGCCTTCATGGAGTAAAGCTAAAGGCCTATATCATAAGGTTAGGAGCGGAGAGACTCTCTATAAGATATGCTCTTCTTACGAAGTAGAGCTGAAAGATCTGATAGCTGCTAATAATTTAGACGACCCTTCCAGGATAAAGGAGGGTCAATTATTGTATATTCCAAGTAGAGCTGTAAAACAGAGTCTGTCCAGCTCTGATTTTATTTGGCCTGTTAAAGGCAAGGTTATATCCTACTTTAAAGATTCAACTTCCAGTGGGATTAATAAGGGTATAGATATAAAACTATCTTCATCTCAGAGAGTAATTGCTGCGGCTTCGGGTGAGGTCTGCTATTCTGGTGAAGATATAAAAGGCTATGATAAGGTTGTAATGATTGATCACGGGGGAGGGCTCTATTCGCTCTATGCTTACAACGATGTTCTTTTAGTTAAAAAAGGTGATTATGTTAAGCAGGGTGATTCCATATCCCGCGTTGATAAAGAGAACGGGGTATTGCACTTTGAGGTAAGGAGAGAGAACAATCCTTTAGATCCATTAAAATTTTTAAAATAA
- a CDS encoding 6-phosphofructokinase: protein MKSIGILTGGGDCPGLNPVIRAIVRKGLIENYKILGIRNGWKGLLGKDVINLDIDSVSGILHRGGTILRTSRTNPYKSDGDIQKVVENFKSLEIDALIPIGGEDTLGVAAKLYRDFKLPVVGVPKTIDNDISGTDFTFGFDTAVNIAMECIDRLHTTAESHNRVMVVEVMGRHAGWIALYAGLAGGADAILIPEKPIDMDHVCSLIKQRHSRGKDFSVVVVAEGAKFKEGTDVIQDDELDSFGHVKLGGIGQQLADKLEEKTGYETRVTVLGHIQRGGSPTAYDRVLGTRYGIKAIELINDSKFGRVVALKGNEIVDIPIEEVLGTLKTVDEKIYSIAATFFG, encoded by the coding sequence ATGAAAAGTATTGGTATCTTAACCGGCGGGGGCGATTGTCCCGGTTTGAATCCGGTGATCAGGGCTATTGTGAGAAAAGGTCTAATTGAAAATTATAAAATATTAGGCATAAGGAATGGATGGAAAGGCTTGTTAGGCAAAGATGTTATTAATCTTGATATAGACTCTGTATCGGGGATTTTGCATCGGGGCGGAACTATTTTGAGGACCTCTAGAACAAACCCCTATAAGAGTGATGGGGATATTCAGAAGGTTGTGGAGAACTTCAAATCTCTTGAGATTGATGCTTTAATACCAATAGGCGGTGAGGATACTCTGGGCGTAGCTGCAAAGCTATATCGCGATTTTAAGCTTCCTGTAGTCGGGGTTCCAAAGACGATAGATAATGATATCTCGGGTACAGATTTTACTTTTGGTTTTGATACAGCTGTTAATATTGCAATGGAATGTATCGATAGACTTCACACTACAGCCGAATCTCATAATAGAGTTATGGTTGTTGAGGTTATGGGTAGACATGCGGGCTGGATTGCACTTTACGCTGGTCTTGCTGGAGGTGCCGATGCTATTTTGATACCTGAAAAACCGATAGATATGGATCATGTATGTTCTTTGATAAAACAGCGTCATTCAAGAGGTAAAGACTTCTCTGTTGTAGTAGTTGCCGAAGGTGCGAAGTTTAAAGAGGGGACTGATGTGATTCAAGATGATGAATTAGACTCTTTTGGTCATGTTAAGTTAGGAGGCATAGGACAGCAGTTAGCAGATAAGTTGGAGGAGAAGACAGGTTATGAGACTAGAGTAACTGTTTTAGGCCACATTCAGAGAGGCGGATCACCGACAGCTTATGATAGAGTTCTAGGTACAAGGTATGGAATCAAAGCCATTGAGTTGATTAATGATAGTAAGTTTGGACGCGTTGTAGCATTAAAAGGCAATGAGATAGTTGATATACCTATTGAAGAGGTATTGGGTACGCTAAAGACTGTAGATGAAAAAATCTATAGTATTGCAGCTACCTTTTTTGGCTAA
- a CDS encoding D-sedoheptulose 7-phosphate isomerase, which translates to MKDLIESYFKESIEVKESFFRDNIDKIEEAAEKLINAFKDRKKLIIFGNGGSASDSQHITAELIGRFRKDRKALPVISLASNTASLTALANDYGYKYVFKRQLEAFYEQGDVVIAISTSGSSLNVVEALEFLRHNNGYVISFTGGDGGEMKKLSDLNLIVPSTKTSIVQEVHITLAHLLCLLIEEGLF; encoded by the coding sequence ATGAAAGATCTAATCGAGAGCTATTTTAAGGAGAGCATAGAGGTTAAGGAGAGTTTTTTTAGGGATAATATTGATAAAATAGAAGAGGCTGCCGAAAAATTAATCAATGCTTTTAAAGACAGAAAAAAATTGATCATATTTGGCAATGGCGGCAGTGCCTCTGATAGTCAGCATATTACTGCTGAGCTCATAGGAAGGTTCAGAAAAGATCGTAAGGCTCTCCCTGTTATCTCGCTGGCCAGCAATACTGCTTCCCTTACAGCTCTGGCAAATGATTACGGCTATAAATATGTATTTAAGAGACAGCTCGAAGCTTTTTATGAGCAGGGTGATGTAGTAATCGCTATTTCAACAAGCGGCAGCTCGCTTAATGTGGTAGAGGCCCTGGAGTTTTTGAGACATAATAATGGTTATGTGATATCTTTTACGGGTGGAGATGGCGGTGAGATGAAAAAACTTTCAGATCTAAATTTAATTGTTCCGTCCACGAAAACCTCAATTGTTCAAGAGGTCCATATAACTTTGGCGCACCTGCTCTGTCTTTTAATAGAAGAAGGTTTGTTTTAG